Proteins encoded in a region of the Brevefilum fermentans genome:
- a CDS encoding LCP family protein, protein MKSKNKRLYGQALLLIFLTAVFLISSLMIYLGATRFRSMLPIFQLLDGYNEGSLLAPKPDANPGVADLEPFSGVQLYMILGSDYRPEAGLRTDTIILVALDGSSGKASIVSFPRDLWVSIPGYGEQRINTAMQMGGFQLLADTLQTNFGVYPTQYALIDMEGFMKVIDILGGIEVTTDKYTADACETYLNPNKWCEVHPGTITMDRDWALWYVRARYNSSDFDRMRRNQEVVKAIFNKSISPEGLIKMPLLLEIFNTQVESNINPDKILPMVKFAGKINSEEGVRKYIIGPNEVTSWTTPAGASVLLPNTEAIQAILQEALTFD, encoded by the coding sequence ATGAAATCTAAAAATAAGCGCCTGTATGGACAGGCATTGTTACTGATCTTCCTGACCGCGGTGTTCTTAATATCAAGCCTGATGATTTACCTGGGGGCGACCCGATTTCGCTCAATGCTACCGATATTTCAACTGCTGGACGGATACAATGAAGGGTCTTTATTGGCGCCCAAACCCGATGCAAACCCGGGTGTGGCCGATTTAGAGCCATTTTCTGGGGTTCAGTTATATATGATTTTAGGATCAGATTATCGCCCAGAAGCTGGACTTCGGACAGATACGATTATCCTGGTCGCCTTAGATGGGAGCTCCGGAAAGGCAAGCATAGTTTCTTTTCCTCGGGACCTATGGGTATCGATTCCAGGTTATGGTGAACAGCGTATCAATACGGCCATGCAGATGGGCGGTTTTCAGTTGCTAGCTGACACGTTGCAAACGAATTTTGGCGTTTACCCAACGCAATATGCGTTGATTGATATGGAAGGTTTTATGAAAGTGATCGATATTCTGGGTGGGATTGAGGTCACTACCGACAAATACACAGCCGATGCTTGTGAAACCTATCTCAATCCGAATAAATGGTGTGAGGTTCACCCTGGAACGATCACCATGGATCGGGATTGGGCTTTATGGTATGTCAGGGCACGTTACAACTCCAGCGATTTTGACCGGATGCGACGGAATCAGGAAGTGGTCAAGGCGATTTTTAATAAATCGATCAGCCCTGAAGGATTGATAAAGATGCCGCTTTTGCTGGAAATATTTAATACCCAGGTTGAAAGCAATATTAATCCGGACAAAATCTTGCCTATGGTTAAGTTTGCTGGAAAAATCAATAGCGAAGAAGGTGTCAGAAAATATATCATCGGTCCCAATGAAGTTACCAGTTGGACCACACCAGCAGGCGCCAGCGTGTTGCTCCCCAACACTGAAGCCATTCAAGCCATTTTGCAGGAAGCTTTAACCTTTGATTAA
- the bfr gene encoding bacterioferritin: protein MKGHPEIIEILNELLADELTAINQYILHGEMCEDWGYEKLHDVIEKRAITEMIHAEKLIGRILFLGGMPIVSKLKEIHIGDEVLKQLENDHAAELDAINAYNKAIAKTIEHGDNGTKVLLESILTDEEDHIDWIEEQLDQIEQVGFQRYLNKQS from the coding sequence ATGAAAGGGCATCCTGAAATCATCGAAATTTTGAACGAACTGCTCGCTGATGAACTTACAGCCATTAACCAATACATTCTACACGGGGAGATGTGCGAAGATTGGGGTTATGAGAAGCTTCATGATGTTATTGAGAAGCGCGCCATTACAGAAATGATTCACGCTGAAAAATTGATCGGGCGAATTCTATTTTTGGGTGGTATGCCGATTGTCTCAAAATTGAAGGAGATTCACATTGGTGATGAGGTTTTGAAACAACTTGAGAACGACCATGCGGCTGAATTAGATGCAATCAATGCGTACAACAAAGCAATTGCCAAAACCATTGAACATGGCGATAATGGCACAAAGGTCCTGTTGGAATCAATCCTTACGGATGAAGAAGATCACATCGATTGGATCGAGGAACAGTTGGACCAAATTGAACAGGTGGGCTTCCAGCGTTACCTCAACAAACAGTCGTAA
- a CDS encoding alpha/beta fold hydrolase, producing MSKRNTIYQTPMEPWPALARYGQQIELKKPALRLFFFDTGQVNKPVLMMIHGLGDEADTWRHVYAPLSDNFRVIALDLPGFGRSDKLDVDYTPNYFLSAIVGLMNQLAIPDATLMGSSLGGILAHQIALSHPERINGLVLVGGSMFQPQTMQDWSLRLMSLPAVGKWLYTRLRNDPDAAYASLNNVYHQIEALPQEDRSFLYYRVNQRVWDDGQRRAYLSTLRNLAPWIKHLQADLPAKLKNFQHPTLVIRGEFDLLFSEANSDAIVNIQPNARKAIIQGAGHLPHQEAPGAFLSLIQKWFSEKF from the coding sequence ATGTCTAAAAGGAACACAATCTATCAAACACCGATGGAACCATGGCCCGCATTAGCCAGGTATGGCCAACAGATCGAACTCAAAAAACCTGCGCTGCGCCTGTTCTTTTTTGATACAGGCCAGGTTAACAAACCGGTTCTAATGATGATTCACGGGCTGGGGGATGAGGCGGATACCTGGCGGCATGTTTATGCGCCGCTATCAGACAATTTTCGCGTGATTGCACTTGATCTGCCCGGTTTTGGACGCTCTGATAAGCTGGATGTGGATTACACACCTAATTATTTCCTCAGCGCAATCGTTGGCCTGATGAACCAGCTTGCTATCCCAGATGCAACCCTGATGGGCAGTTCATTGGGCGGAATTTTAGCTCATCAGATAGCACTCAGTCACCCCGAACGCATCAATGGATTGGTTCTCGTTGGCGGTTCCATGTTCCAGCCACAGACGATGCAGGACTGGAGCCTGCGATTGATGAGCCTGCCAGCGGTGGGTAAATGGCTCTATACCAGGCTGCGCAATGACCCGGATGCAGCTTATGCTTCGTTAAATAATGTCTATCATCAAATTGAGGCTCTCCCACAGGAAGATCGATCTTTTTTATATTATCGAGTCAATCAACGCGTATGGGATGATGGTCAGCGTAGAGCTTACTTGTCCACATTAAGGAATCTTGCACCCTGGATCAAACATTTACAAGCAGATTTACCCGCGAAATTGAAAAACTTTCAGCACCCCACACTGGTCATACGCGGAGAATTTGATCTACTTTTCTCAGAAGCCAATTCAGACGCGATCGTGAATATCCAGCCAAATGCCAGGAAAGCCATAATTCAAGGTGCTGGGCACCTGCCCCACCAGGAAGCCCCAGGTGCATTTCTGTCACTTATTCAAAAGTGGTTTTCTGAAAAATTTTAA
- the galK gene encoding galactokinase produces the protein MDQARINTIRAIYKQHFKEEPASIVVAPGRINLIGEHTDYSEGFVLPVAIDRDVAILFSPRQDGFVAVYSVDFDEFYQTQLSHFEKQKTSWIDYLQGIIWALSDDGYPLKGWQGVVSGNIPIGAGLSSSAALEIAIGKTFILSSNISIDPTNLALIALKAERDWIGLNVGIMDQLISADAKTNHAMLLDCKTLNYEFVPIPENVSFIIMDTTTRRELTHSAYNTRHKEIQEVTRLLNVNSLREASQSDLDAMQTVIPEILYKRAKHVISENSRVLQFVHAMRNHDLLSMGKLINESHASLRDDYEVSSDALNLIVDLANNQSCCFGARLMGAGFGGCALALVSQGEELGFIQEVHSAYQDEAGIAPCLFIVKSATGVHTHNLKKNN, from the coding sequence ATGGATCAAGCCCGCATAAACACAATTCGCGCAATTTACAAGCAGCACTTCAAAGAGGAACCTGCCTCTATCGTTGTCGCCCCAGGCAGGATTAATCTGATCGGTGAACATACGGATTATTCAGAAGGCTTTGTGCTGCCAGTAGCCATAGATCGCGATGTCGCCATCCTTTTCTCTCCCAGGCAGGACGGTTTTGTTGCTGTCTATTCAGTTGATTTTGATGAATTTTATCAAACACAATTATCTCATTTTGAGAAACAAAAAACCTCCTGGATTGATTACCTCCAAGGAATAATTTGGGCACTATCCGATGATGGGTATCCATTGAAGGGTTGGCAGGGTGTGGTTTCGGGAAATATCCCCATTGGCGCCGGGTTATCTTCGTCTGCAGCGCTTGAAATAGCTATTGGAAAAACTTTTATCCTTTCATCCAATATTTCCATTGATCCGACCAATTTGGCATTAATCGCTTTAAAGGCTGAACGCGATTGGATTGGTTTGAATGTTGGAATTATGGACCAGTTGATTTCAGCCGATGCAAAAACAAACCACGCCATGCTGCTGGATTGTAAAACACTGAATTATGAATTTGTACCCATCCCTGAAAATGTAAGTTTTATTATCATGGACACCACCACCCGCAGAGAACTGACACACTCCGCATACAACACCAGGCACAAAGAAATCCAAGAAGTCACGCGCTTGTTGAATGTAAATAGCTTGCGCGAAGCAAGCCAATCTGATTTAGATGCAATGCAAACCGTCATTCCTGAAATCCTCTATAAGCGCGCCAAACACGTTATTAGCGAAAATTCTCGGGTTTTGCAATTTGTCCACGCGATGCGAAATCATGATCTGCTATCAATGGGTAAACTCATCAATGAAAGTCATGCCAGTTTGAGAGATGATTACGAGGTATCCAGTGATGCTTTGAACCTGATCGTTGACTTGGCAAATAACCAATCCTGTTGCTTCGGTGCGCGTTTAATGGGCGCAGGGTTTGGTGGGTGCGCTTTGGCGCTTGTAAGTCAGGGGGAGGAATTGGGCTTCATCCAAGAAGTCCACTCCGCTTACCAGGATGAGGCGGGGATTGCTCCCTGCTTATTCATCGTAAAAAGTGCCACTGGCGTACATACACACAACCTCAAAAAAAATAATTGA
- a CDS encoding LacI family DNA-binding transcriptional regulator, with protein MRQKKRITIADVALKAGVSKQTVSRVINQKPDVAPHTRKQVKDVIKAMGYTPDPIARSMKGKTQTLGCITPNFTDFNFSSIIQAAQHTAQDYGFSILFASAETDIQFPPVMDEMINRRVDGLLVINPRDDHRYHHLLPIIDQGMPITYIKNAPVFEQVPAICLDDEQGGFIAAKYLLSLGHTSIVIILGPENKASTRDRLTGFQKALRDENLEVDQKLIMNGDWTAESGKAAIDKLLSYGVPFSAIFALNDWMAIGALQALKEAGLRVPQDVSVIGFDGLPITAYIDPPLTTIKQPIEQFGRLAVKTLIEAIQKPDFHPEVIRLSPSLVIRKTCAPI; from the coding sequence ATGCGTCAAAAAAAACGGATCACCATTGCTGATGTGGCACTGAAGGCTGGCGTGTCCAAGCAAACAGTATCGCGTGTTATTAATCAAAAACCCGATGTTGCCCCCCACACCCGCAAACAGGTTAAAGATGTGATCAAAGCTATGGGATATACGCCCGATCCAATCGCCCGTTCTATGAAGGGGAAAACTCAAACTTTAGGATGCATTACGCCAAATTTTACTGATTTTAATTTTTCATCCATTATTCAAGCGGCTCAGCACACTGCTCAGGATTATGGGTTTTCTATTTTATTCGCCAGCGCTGAAACGGACATTCAATTTCCCCCAGTAATGGATGAAATGATCAACCGCCGTGTAGATGGTTTGTTAGTCATCAATCCGCGTGATGATCACCGGTACCATCATTTGCTACCGATAATCGATCAGGGAATGCCAATTACTTACATAAAAAATGCACCCGTTTTTGAGCAAGTGCCAGCGATTTGCCTGGATGATGAACAGGGTGGTTTCATCGCGGCGAAATACCTGCTTTCCCTGGGCCATACGTCGATTGTAATAATCCTTGGACCGGAAAATAAGGCCAGTACTCGTGATCGTTTAACGGGTTTTCAAAAAGCTCTTCGGGATGAAAATCTTGAAGTCGATCAGAAGTTGATCATGAACGGAGATTGGACAGCTGAATCGGGCAAAGCTGCAATCGACAAGCTATTAAGCTATGGTGTACCCTTCTCAGCGATATTTGCCCTGAATGATTGGATGGCGATCGGGGCACTTCAAGCCCTGAAAGAAGCCGGGTTGCGCGTCCCTCAGGACGTTTCTGTGATTGGTTTTGATGGTTTGCCCATTACAGCGTATATTGACCCTCCATTGACTACTATTAAACAGCCAATCGAGCAATTTGGACGGTTAGCCGTGAAAACGCTGATTGAAGCGATCCAAAAGCCAGATTTCCATCCAGAGGTGATCCGATTATCCCCTTCTCTGGTAATCAGGAAAACCTGTGCGCCAATTTAA
- a CDS encoding LuxR C-terminal-related transcriptional regulator: MTEQQITSLFVTEMHAEQAIVDPVCHAKMLLLSGNYQSCLDFIQQQASDLLETSPQLIIYHAAALLFCEEGPGNINAVLNRAEKLDHTQSHTGEIAALRAIISSYFKDPEEGIKQSKLALKLIKPGNTYFQHIVERNLGMAYTIKNDLGNATIWFEKLLMSGYQLEDWGSVLAAYNYLTYIRKVQGRLSEAETIYQKSLRFINDHDVKQNPHTIKLLSGYGHLMLFWHRLDEAKSYLQKAIQLAGHSEILYAFTAHQNLCETYIREGNLSTAHMLLDDLFQLIQTKSDFYAKVHLQQANRLKSRLLIEEGHHEQAFDWLVTSGFDGVPPDELYERYGYELGLTLPIAARIYILNGLPEHAIQILRAVIPKFMHQSANSYIIRSLTALAVAYEQIGKDDLAVCAFSKAVALAKLDNNQGDFLLMGQSLLPLINLYENKNGHQGFLTNIRNILHTNLQNQAKSVIKSCSDNLLSQRESDVLQLIAKGLTNKQIGEVLFLSSNTIKSHRSNIYRKLRAENRIQAISQAKNMGVLTGAP; encoded by the coding sequence ATGACTGAACAACAAATTACAAGCCTTTTTGTCACAGAAATGCATGCTGAACAAGCGATAGTTGACCCTGTTTGTCATGCCAAAATGCTTTTGTTGTCTGGCAATTATCAATCTTGCCTTGATTTCATTCAACAGCAAGCAAGCGACCTGCTTGAAACCTCACCCCAACTGATCATTTATCATGCTGCAGCCTTGCTGTTTTGTGAAGAGGGTCCAGGGAATATCAATGCCGTATTGAACAGGGCAGAAAAACTGGATCATACACAAAGTCATACAGGTGAAATTGCTGCATTACGCGCAATCATTTCCAGTTATTTTAAAGATCCTGAGGAGGGTATCAAGCAATCAAAATTAGCACTTAAGCTGATCAAACCAGGCAATACCTACTTTCAGCATATCGTTGAGCGCAACTTGGGAATGGCTTACACGATTAAAAACGACCTGGGAAATGCAACAATCTGGTTTGAAAAACTCTTGATGTCAGGCTATCAACTCGAAGATTGGGGCAGCGTTTTAGCAGCTTACAATTACCTCACCTATATCCGCAAAGTCCAGGGACGCTTATCCGAAGCTGAGACCATCTACCAAAAAAGTCTTAGATTTATCAATGACCATGATGTCAAACAAAATCCCCATACCATAAAGCTATTATCGGGGTACGGACACCTCATGTTATTCTGGCATCGTCTTGATGAAGCGAAATCTTATTTACAAAAAGCGATCCAGCTTGCGGGCCATTCAGAAATATTGTATGCATTTACAGCACACCAAAATCTATGCGAAACGTATATTAGAGAGGGCAATTTATCCACCGCTCACATGTTGCTGGACGATTTATTTCAGTTAATTCAGACGAAAAGCGATTTTTATGCAAAGGTTCACCTTCAGCAGGCAAATAGGTTAAAATCGCGTTTGTTAATTGAAGAGGGCCATCACGAGCAAGCCTTTGATTGGCTTGTTACAAGTGGCTTTGATGGAGTTCCGCCTGATGAGCTCTATGAGCGTTATGGGTATGAACTCGGGCTTACGCTGCCCATTGCAGCACGAATTTATATTCTTAACGGCCTACCAGAGCATGCGATCCAGATATTACGTGCAGTTATTCCAAAATTCATGCATCAGAGCGCGAATTCCTATATTATTCGATCTTTGACAGCCCTGGCTGTTGCCTATGAACAAATCGGGAAGGATGACTTGGCGGTTTGTGCTTTTTCTAAAGCCGTTGCTCTGGCTAAGTTGGATAACAACCAGGGCGACTTTCTTCTGATGGGCCAATCTCTTCTGCCGCTGATAAACCTTTATGAAAATAAAAATGGCCATCAAGGTTTCTTAACAAACATACGAAATATCCTGCATACTAATCTCCAAAATCAAGCAAAATCTGTAATTAAGTCCTGTTCTGACAATCTTTTAAGTCAGAGGGAATCCGATGTATTGCAACTGATTGCAAAAGGATTAACGAATAAACAAATTGGTGAAGTGCTCTTTCTATCCTCTAACACCATTAAAAGCCACAGGAGCAACATTTATCGTAAATTGCGGGCTGAAAATCGCATTCAAGCGATCTCACAAGCAAAAAATATGGGCGTTTTGACAGGTGCGCCCTGA
- a CDS encoding S10 family peptidase — protein sequence MSTENKNKSITEEPEQPTKPTIVEETSSVTQHKIEINGAQLEYTVTTGTIVLKEEDVELGEKQKASIFYIAYTKDNENSERPVTFSFNGGPGSSSVWLHLGLLGPKRVLMDDEGNPIGPPYRLVENEYSLLELTDLVFIDPVSTGYSRTVPKEKPEQFHDVKKDIQSVSEFIRIWTTRNKRWVSPKFIIGESYGTTRAAGLAGYLQQRYGMYLNGIMFVSSILNFLTASFDEGNDLPYILFLPTYTASAWFHHKLPDDLQTDLETAVNEAREYALGDYTVALMKGNRLNADERKAVTAKLARLTGLNESYIEGSNYRINIHRFCKELLRDEGYTIGRFDSRFKGFDKDRVGERNELDPSYAIILGPYTATMYDYLRRDLEYETDLPYEILKSLYQSWKYEDYQNHYVNTAQDLRLGFLLHPGLKVIVCNGYYDLATPFLAAEYTFDHIPLPEKLSADIKMTYYEAGHMMYLHKKSLEKLSGDLKDFIRNSIEISA from the coding sequence ATGAGTACAGAAAATAAAAACAAATCCATCACTGAAGAACCAGAACAACCCACAAAGCCTACAATCGTTGAAGAAACTTCCTCGGTCACCCAGCATAAAATTGAAATCAACGGCGCTCAATTGGAATACACAGTAACAACGGGTACGATCGTACTCAAAGAGGAAGATGTTGAGCTGGGCGAAAAACAAAAAGCTAGTATTTTTTACATAGCCTACACGAAAGACAACGAAAATTCTGAAAGACCGGTGACTTTTTCATTCAATGGCGGACCCGGTTCATCGTCTGTGTGGTTACACCTGGGATTATTGGGGCCAAAACGGGTCTTGATGGATGATGAGGGCAATCCTATCGGACCGCCCTACCGCCTTGTGGAGAATGAATATTCGCTTCTCGAGCTAACCGATTTGGTGTTCATCGACCCAGTCAGTACCGGATACAGTCGTACTGTCCCTAAAGAAAAACCCGAACAGTTTCACGATGTCAAAAAAGACATTCAATCAGTCAGCGAATTCATCCGCATCTGGACAACGCGCAATAAACGCTGGGTATCACCGAAATTTATTATTGGAGAAAGCTATGGTACAACTCGTGCAGCAGGCCTGGCAGGCTATCTCCAGCAACGTTACGGAATGTATTTAAATGGAATCATGTTTGTTTCGTCAATTTTGAATTTTTTGACTGCAAGCTTTGACGAAGGCAACGACCTGCCTTACATTCTGTTCCTTCCCACATACACTGCATCAGCTTGGTTCCACCATAAACTCCCTGATGATTTGCAAACTGACCTTGAAACTGCTGTCAACGAAGCGAGAGAATATGCCCTGGGTGATTACACAGTGGCTCTCATGAAGGGAAATCGCCTCAATGCAGATGAACGTAAAGCAGTCACTGCCAAGCTTGCTCGTTTGACCGGTTTAAATGAATCATATATTGAGGGATCGAATTATCGCATCAATATTCATCGTTTTTGCAAAGAACTTCTTCGCGATGAAGGCTACACGATCGGCCGCTTTGACAGTCGGTTTAAAGGTTTTGATAAAGATCGGGTCGGAGAAAGAAATGAGCTCGATCCGAGTTATGCGATCATCCTTGGTCCATACACTGCAACGATGTATGACTATTTGCGGCGTGACCTGGAATACGAGACCGATCTTCCTTATGAGATTCTAAAGTCGCTCTATCAGAGTTGGAAATACGAGGATTACCAGAACCACTATGTGAATACAGCTCAGGACCTCAGACTTGGGTTTTTGCTCCATCCAGGACTTAAAGTAATTGTTTGTAATGGCTATTATGATTTGGCTACCCCATTTTTAGCAGCAGAATACACCTTCGATCACATCCCCTTGCCAGAAAAGCTCTCCGCTGACATCAAAATGACCTATTATGAGGCAGGTCATATGATGTATCTTCATAAAAAATCGCTGGAAAAGCTGTCAGGAGATTTGAAAGATTTCATTCGTAATTCAATTGAAATAAGTGCCTGA
- the recD2 gene encoding SF1B family DNA helicase RecD2 translates to MVIISGSVERITYFNPDNGYTVLKMRPDSAQKGRIVGLNLDGLLTVIGNFPELSPGEHIRVEGDYTTHPKHGLQFKGTKCEKLLPVTEVGIERYLGSGLIKGIGPQLAKRIVSHFKREALEIIESDPGRLSEVPGIGVERTRKIVEAWEEQKSVKEIMLFLHEHQVSTNLAVKIYKTYGNNALNIVRENPYQLEQDIYGVGFKTADRIAQNLGLPSNYPARIETGIIYLIKEMINEGHVFTPQNQLSERAQALLNVDANLILNSIEQLAAADRIRRDIFSQSTTDTDKPLSGRSENTPDYGEPMVYLMPFYYSEKGVASYLKSLLAYPVNTWQASLEFESKGLSDEQKAALKTAMSHPVSVLTGGPGTGKTTCLKALIEVLESNNIVYALASPTGRAAKRLSEATGRPASTIHRLLRFSPEGGFQHDENNPLKIKFLIVDEASMLDLVLTYHLLKPLQPGTQVLFVGDVDQLPSVGAGDVLRDIITSGVVPVSQLKTIFRQSHDSQIVASAHMVNRGQMPIFSKTQDGDFFLFPAEDAAAAAKWILDLVTVRMPEKFALDPVRDIQVLSPLYRGEAGVDALNLSLQESLNPAHLQKTEQKILGNLYRTGDKVMQIRNNYEKDVFNGDIGFIEHIDPIEQNLTLVIDGSRKLVYDFGELDEIVLAYAISVHKSQGSEFPAVVMPVLTQHYVILQRNLLYTAITRASMRCVLVGNYKALRIAIDNNRVSQRYSHLAERIKQ, encoded by the coding sequence ATGGTCATAATTTCTGGATCTGTTGAGCGAATCACATACTTTAATCCGGATAATGGATACACCGTCTTGAAGATGCGCCCAGACAGCGCACAGAAAGGACGCATTGTCGGCTTAAACCTTGATGGGCTGCTGACTGTAATTGGGAATTTCCCTGAATTATCCCCAGGAGAACATATTCGGGTTGAAGGCGATTACACGACCCATCCGAAGCATGGCTTGCAATTTAAGGGAACAAAATGCGAAAAATTACTGCCGGTTACAGAGGTCGGCATTGAGCGTTACCTGGGATCTGGCTTAATAAAGGGTATCGGGCCACAACTGGCAAAACGCATTGTTAGTCATTTTAAGAGGGAAGCCCTCGAGATCATTGAATCCGACCCCGGTCGTTTGAGTGAAGTGCCAGGTATTGGAGTAGAGCGTACTCGAAAAATTGTCGAGGCCTGGGAAGAGCAAAAATCAGTCAAGGAGATTATGCTCTTCCTTCACGAACACCAGGTAAGTACCAATCTCGCTGTGAAAATCTACAAAACCTACGGCAATAACGCATTGAATATTGTCAGAGAAAATCCGTACCAGCTCGAACAAGATATTTACGGGGTTGGTTTTAAAACAGCTGATCGGATCGCTCAAAACCTGGGATTGCCATCAAACTATCCTGCGCGGATAGAAACCGGAATTATTTATTTAATCAAGGAGATGATCAATGAGGGCCATGTTTTTACCCCTCAAAATCAACTTTCTGAACGCGCACAAGCGCTATTAAACGTTGATGCAAATCTTATCCTGAACAGCATTGAACAATTGGCCGCGGCCGATCGCATTCGCAGAGATATTTTCAGCCAGTCTACCACTGATACTGATAAACCATTATCGGGGAGATCTGAAAATACACCTGACTATGGGGAACCCATGGTTTACTTAATGCCCTTTTATTACAGTGAAAAAGGAGTTGCTTCTTATCTTAAAAGCTTGTTGGCGTACCCGGTAAACACTTGGCAAGCATCGCTGGAGTTTGAATCAAAAGGTTTATCTGATGAGCAGAAAGCAGCGCTGAAGACCGCGATGAGCCATCCGGTTAGTGTTTTAACGGGTGGACCAGGTACAGGAAAGACCACCTGTCTAAAAGCTTTAATTGAGGTCCTTGAGAGCAATAATATCGTCTATGCGTTGGCTTCTCCAACAGGAAGAGCAGCAAAGCGGCTCTCGGAAGCTACCGGGCGTCCAGCCAGTACGATTCACCGACTGCTGAGGTTTTCACCCGAAGGAGGATTTCAACACGATGAAAATAACCCGTTGAAAATAAAATTTTTAATTGTCGATGAAGCTTCCATGCTCGATCTGGTGTTAACCTATCATCTTCTGAAACCGCTTCAACCCGGGACTCAGGTACTATTTGTTGGCGATGTTGATCAACTTCCATCGGTTGGAGCTGGGGATGTGCTACGAGATATCATCACCAGTGGCGTTGTACCGGTATCGCAGTTGAAGACCATTTTTCGGCAATCGCATGATTCCCAAATTGTTGCCAGCGCGCACATGGTGAATCGGGGACAAATGCCCATTTTTTCAAAAACGCAGGATGGTGATTTTTTTCTCTTTCCCGCTGAGGATGCAGCAGCCGCTGCAAAGTGGATCCTTGACCTGGTTACCGTGCGTATGCCGGAAAAATTTGCCCTCGACCCAGTGAGGGATATCCAGGTTTTATCGCCATTGTATCGCGGTGAAGCAGGAGTCGACGCACTAAACCTGTCCTTACAAGAGAGCCTCAATCCAGCGCATCTCCAAAAAACCGAACAAAAAATTTTAGGAAATCTTTATCGTACCGGAGATAAGGTCATGCAGATTCGGAATAATTATGAAAAAGATGTATTCAATGGTGATATTGGCTTCATTGAGCACATTGATCCCATCGAACAAAACCTGACCTTGGTTATAGATGGATCGCGCAAACTCGTCTATGATTTTGGAGAATTAGACGAGATTGTGCTTGCTTATGCAATCTCAGTTCATAAATCCCAAGGATCGGAATTTCCCGCAGTCGTCATGCCAGTTCTGACCCAGCATTATGTCATATTACAGCGCAATTTGCTGTATACAGCGATCACCCGAGCTTCAATGCGGTGCGTCCTTGTTGGAAATTACAAGGCACTTCGCATAGCTATAGACAATAACCGTGTTTCACAGCGTTATTCACACCTGGCTGAACGCATCAAACAATGA